In the Streptomyces sp. f51 genome, one interval contains:
- a CDS encoding class I SAM-dependent methyltransferase, with product MINSNHGADYESVLLDRKGQAEAFDAIGDRYDEAFPHKEGQVTAGDWLIGSLSPGARVLDLGCGTGVPTARQMADAGFEVVGVDLSARMVELASAYVPDATFHQLDLADLRPGGPRDLGRFDAVAAFFSLLMLPRAEIPFALRTIRHLLAPGGLFVLSMVEADVDDFAIPFLGNTIRVSGYLREDLHKVIEETGFEIVKETSYTYAPAVSDVPPEEQVFLCCRRCD from the coding sequence GTGATCAACAGCAATCACGGGGCCGATTACGAGAGCGTCCTGCTCGACCGCAAAGGCCAGGCCGAAGCCTTCGACGCCATCGGCGACCGCTACGACGAGGCCTTTCCGCACAAGGAGGGCCAGGTCACCGCGGGCGACTGGCTGATCGGGTCGCTGAGCCCGGGAGCGCGGGTCCTGGATCTCGGCTGCGGCACGGGGGTGCCGACCGCACGCCAGATGGCGGACGCCGGGTTCGAGGTCGTGGGGGTCGACCTCTCCGCCCGCATGGTGGAGCTCGCGAGCGCCTACGTGCCCGACGCGACCTTCCATCAACTGGACCTCGCCGACCTGCGCCCGGGCGGTCCGCGCGACCTCGGCCGCTTCGACGCCGTCGCCGCCTTCTTCTCGCTGCTGATGCTGCCGCGCGCGGAGATCCCCTTCGCCCTGCGGACCATCCGTCATCTGCTCGCGCCCGGCGGCCTGTTCGTCCTCTCGATGGTCGAGGCCGACGTGGACGACTTCGCGATCCCGTTCCTCGGGAACACCATCCGGGTCTCCGGATATCTGCGGGAGGACCTGCACAAGGTCATCGAGGAGACCGGTTTCGAGATCGTCAAGGAGACCTCGTACACCTACGCCCCGGCGGTGAGCGACGTACCGCCCGAGGAGCAGGTGTTCCTGTGCTGCCGGCGGTGTGACTGA
- a CDS encoding TetR/AcrR family transcriptional regulator, translating into MRSDARRNRERILAVALAELTRSADTPLSAIARKAGVGQGTFYRNFHHREALIVEIHRHEVRQVTDAAAHLLATRPPHRALREWTDRLTRFAMAEAGLTAALRTADGGSRGVRARLDHGPVRAAVALLLRTNEQAGTIRPGVTPDDFLLAVAGLWHLDPHGDWPTDARRLLDLVTDGLRVGAPGPATPSRED; encoded by the coding sequence CTGCGCTCGGACGCGCGACGCAATCGCGAGCGCATCCTGGCCGTGGCGCTCGCGGAGCTCACCCGCTCCGCCGACACGCCGCTGAGCGCGATAGCGAGGAAGGCGGGGGTCGGCCAGGGGACCTTTTACCGCAACTTCCACCATCGCGAGGCCCTCATCGTGGAGATCCACCGCCACGAGGTGCGGCAGGTGACCGACGCGGCGGCGCACCTGCTCGCCACCCGCCCGCCGCACCGGGCACTGCGGGAGTGGACGGACCGTCTCACCCGGTTCGCGATGGCCGAGGCGGGCCTGACCGCGGCGCTGCGCACGGCCGACGGCGGCTCCCGGGGCGTCCGGGCCAGGCTCGACCACGGGCCCGTGCGCGCGGCCGTCGCGCTCCTGCTGAGGACCAACGAGCAGGCGGGCACGATTCGCCCCGGGGTGACCCCCGACGACTTCCTGCTCGCCGTGGCCGGGCTCTGGCACCTCGACCCGCACGGGGACTGGCCGACGGACGCCCGCCGCCTGCTGGACCTGGTGACGGACGGTCTGCGCGTGGGCGCGCCTGGACCGGCCACGCCGTCGCGGGAGGACTGA
- a CDS encoding Lrp/AsnC family transcriptional regulator: MPVDELDTRILRLLLEQPRTSVREYARVLGVARGTLQARLDRLERDGVITGTAPSLSPAALGHPVLAFVHIEVTQGHLDDVGDALAAVPEIIEAFSITGGGDLITRVAARDNAHLEDVIQALISLPGVVRTRTEVALRERVPHRLLPLVESIGRAARR, from the coding sequence ATGCCCGTGGACGAGCTCGACACGCGCATCCTGCGGCTGCTGCTGGAGCAGCCGCGCACCAGCGTCCGCGAGTACGCCCGTGTCCTCGGTGTCGCCCGCGGCACGCTCCAGGCCAGGCTCGACCGGCTGGAGCGGGACGGAGTGATCACCGGGACGGCCCCGTCCCTGTCCCCCGCCGCCCTCGGCCATCCCGTGCTCGCCTTCGTGCACATCGAGGTCACCCAGGGCCATCTGGACGATGTGGGCGACGCGCTCGCCGCCGTACCGGAGATCATCGAGGCGTTCTCGATCACCGGCGGCGGCGATCTGATCACCCGGGTCGCGGCGCGCGACAACGCGCACCTGGAGGACGTGATCCAGGCTCTGATCAGCCTGCCGGGCGTGGTCCGCACCCGGACCGAGGTGGCACTGCGCGAACGCGTCCCGCACCGGCTGCTGCCGCTGGTCGAGTCGATCGGGCGGGCGGCGCGGCGCTGA
- a CDS encoding ATP-binding SpoIIE family protein phosphatase, translated as MDLDGTLRELRRAAVPAFADAVFIHLDDPLPVGAERSAAPLVLRLHSSERALPAPELADAVPNAGAAPPPLPLPEVAERVEPAGGGRLAELLRDGRPAFGDAPGNAPAVAELLAAGTGAPGTPPGHRLIIAPLHGSHHVMGTVLLLRSTDRPAFAGDDLLVASQLATHTALGVQKAVMYGHEAAVADTLQHTMLPSSLPEPTGVRLASRYLPASKTAQVGGDWYDAIPLPGNRVALIVGDVMGHSMTSAAIMGQLRTIVQTLAGLDLPPNEVLHHLDEQAQRLGSDHIATCLYAIYDPIAHRLLMANAGHPPAVLLYEDGRAEVLGVPPGAPIGVGGVVFESVEMAAPTGATLVLYTDGLVESRETDIGSGVEALRTRLEGTARGLTSLEVLCDDVLGILGPGARDDDIALLTARFEGFPPDSVGYWFLAPHPMTAGQARRLTRRALRRWGLDSLIDPTELMVSEIVTNAVRFASRPLSLRLLRTDVLRCEVTDDSPQVPRMRQPGPGDESGRGLCLVNQLALRWGATRVSSGKVVWFEQKIPPK; from the coding sequence ATGGATCTGGACGGGACACTCCGGGAACTGCGCCGGGCGGCCGTGCCGGCGTTCGCGGACGCGGTCTTCATCCACCTGGACGATCCGCTGCCGGTCGGCGCGGAGCGGTCGGCCGCGCCCCTCGTGCTCCGGCTCCACAGCTCCGAACGGGCGTTGCCGGCACCGGAACTCGCAGACGCCGTCCCGAACGCCGGCGCGGCCCCGCCGCCGCTCCCGCTCCCCGAGGTCGCCGAGCGTGTGGAGCCCGCGGGCGGCGGGCGGCTCGCGGAGCTGCTGCGGGACGGGCGTCCGGCGTTCGGTGACGCGCCGGGCAACGCGCCGGCCGTCGCCGAACTGCTCGCGGCCGGGACCGGCGCACCGGGCACGCCGCCGGGCCATCGCCTGATCATCGCGCCGCTGCACGGCAGCCATCACGTCATGGGCACGGTCCTGCTGCTCCGGAGCACGGACCGGCCCGCCTTCGCCGGCGACGACCTGCTCGTCGCGTCCCAGCTCGCCACGCACACCGCCCTCGGGGTCCAGAAGGCGGTGATGTACGGCCACGAGGCCGCCGTGGCGGACACCCTCCAGCACACGATGCTGCCGTCGTCGCTGCCCGAACCCACCGGCGTGCGGCTGGCCAGCCGCTATCTGCCCGCCTCGAAGACCGCGCAGGTAGGCGGCGACTGGTACGACGCGATCCCCCTCCCCGGCAACCGCGTGGCACTGATCGTCGGCGACGTCATGGGCCACTCGATGACCTCGGCCGCGATCATGGGCCAGCTGCGCACCATCGTGCAGACCCTCGCCGGTCTCGACCTGCCGCCCAACGAGGTCCTGCACCATCTCGACGAGCAGGCCCAGCGGCTGGGCAGCGACCACATCGCGACCTGTCTCTACGCGATCTACGACCCGATCGCGCACCGCCTGCTGATGGCGAACGCGGGGCACCCGCCCGCCGTCCTGCTGTACGAGGACGGGCGGGCCGAGGTGCTGGGGGTCCCGCCCGGAGCCCCGATCGGCGTCGGCGGTGTCGTCTTCGAGTCGGTGGAGATGGCCGCGCCCACCGGGGCGACCCTGGTGCTGTACACCGACGGGCTCGTCGAGTCCCGCGAAACGGACATCGGGAGCGGCGTCGAAGCCCTGCGGACACGCCTCGAAGGCACCGCCCGTGGACTCACCTCGCTGGAGGTGCTGTGCGACGACGTCCTCGGCATCCTCGGCCCGGGGGCCCGGGACGACGACATCGCCCTGCTCACCGCCCGGTTCGAGGGATTCCCGCCGGACAGCGTCGGCTACTGGTTCCTGGCCCCGCACCCGATGACCGCGGGCCAGGCGCGCAGGCTGACCCGCAGGGCCCTGCGCCGCTGGGGTCTCGACTCCCTGATCGACCCGACCGAACTCATGGTCAGCGAGATCGTGACGAACGCCGTGCGGTTCGCCTCGCGGCCCCTCTCGCTGCGGCTGCTGCGCACCGACGTGCTCCGCTGCGAGGTGACCGACGACTCCCCCCAGGTCCCGAGGATGCGGCAGCCCGGCCCCGGGGACGAGAGCGGTCGCGGTCTGTGTCTGGTCAATCAACTCGCCCTGCGCTGGGGCGCGACACGCGTGAGCAGCGGCAAGGTCGTGTGGTTCGAGCAGAAGATCCCGCCGAAGTAG
- a CDS encoding lactonase family protein: MAQGDGRRQRAFIGSFTAAGGLGVLTADVDPDSGALTVLSVVADVPDPSYLALGPGRDVLYAVSETDEGAVAAFRVHGDKPELTGPPTPTGGGGPTHLSVLGGHVLTADYGSGSVSAVPVRPDGSLAPAASSVLRHTGSGPNTQRQRGPHAHQVQPDPGGRWAVSVDLGTDSVRVCALDGGTLTLRRETALRPGSGPRHLAFHPRGGHAYVLNELAPTVTVCRWDGEEGSLRPVGETPVLSGVPDGDPYPSGIAVSPDGRFVWTATRGRDTVSVLGVDASGEVLTLVAEVPCGGVWPRALALDASGRFLYAANERSGDVTWFDVDPGTGVPRRAGSIEAPAASCVVLG; encoded by the coding sequence GTGGCGCAGGGCGACGGGCGGCGACAGCGGGCGTTCATCGGCTCGTTCACGGCGGCGGGAGGCCTAGGCGTCCTGACGGCGGACGTGGATCCGGACAGCGGCGCACTGACCGTGCTGAGCGTGGTCGCCGACGTGCCCGACCCCTCGTATCTGGCCCTCGGGCCCGGGCGTGACGTCCTGTACGCGGTCAGCGAGACCGACGAGGGCGCGGTGGCCGCCTTCCGCGTGCACGGCGACAAGCCGGAACTGACCGGTCCGCCGACTCCGACCGGTGGCGGCGGCCCCACGCACCTCAGCGTCCTCGGCGGACACGTCCTGACGGCCGACTACGGCTCGGGCAGTGTGAGCGCGGTCCCCGTCCGTCCCGACGGCAGCCTGGCGCCCGCCGCATCGAGCGTGCTCCGCCACACCGGTTCCGGTCCGAACACGCAGCGGCAGCGGGGCCCGCACGCCCACCAGGTGCAGCCCGACCCCGGCGGCCGCTGGGCCGTCAGCGTCGACCTCGGCACGGACTCCGTCCGGGTGTGCGCCCTCGACGGCGGAACACTCACCCTGCGCCGCGAGACCGCCCTGCGCCCCGGCTCCGGGCCGCGCCATCTCGCCTTCCACCCGCGGGGCGGGCACGCCTACGTCCTCAACGAACTCGCCCCGACCGTCACCGTCTGCCGCTGGGACGGCGAGGAGGGCTCGCTCCGGCCCGTCGGCGAGACGCCGGTCCTGTCCGGCGTCCCGGACGGTGACCCGTACCCGTCGGGCATAGCCGTCTCGCCCGACGGCCGCTTCGTGTGGACCGCCACCCGGGGCCGGGACACCGTCTCCGTGCTCGGCGTCGACGCGTCGGGCGAGGTGCTCACGCTCGTCGCCGAGGTGCCCTGCGGCGGCGTCTGGCCGCGTGCGCTGGCCCTCGATGCCTCGGGGCGCTTCCTGTACGCGGCCAACGAGCGCTCCGGCGACGTGACCTGGTTCGACGTCGATCCCGGCACCGGCGTTCCGCGCCGCGCGGGCTCGATCGAGGCGCCCGCCGCGTCCTGCGTGGTCCTCGGCTGA
- a CDS encoding FUSC family protein — translation MFMAPDPGLFRLRVSLRAVVGIGLAVTVCRLAGLSLPASIAGGLAALLALFTVGDPTVRGQAGTTALLPVVGFPVLAAATTLHGAPLLRDATWLAVVFAGVYARRFGPRGHALGIFAFMMFFTTQFLHAVPAQLPQLYTAVALSLAASSAVRFGAWCIERRSPLPAAPLPLEGRGLARPATRQAFQAAAACGFALAAGQLISHDRWYWAVGTAWWIFVNTASRGETLVRGFRRVVGTLVGIMAGLLVAVPLHGAPAPTAVLVAVSVFGIFYTAAPSYSWMMFFVTVMAGLLYGLLGVLHPGLLVLRLAETGVGALGAALAVALVLPITTHTVTDRWIERALHAVHGCTSAAARRLAGDAQADPAPLAAELEGLLGRVRMALAPLVHPLNPMRQRKERARAILALLDDCAREVRGLAAVAADPDASHDVRLAAACRRVESAMESLVGAVPGGAPAAHQGVPRHHPGAEQALAHLHGLERALVDMATPLRGPVRDSRLVGV, via the coding sequence ATGTTCATGGCGCCGGATCCGGGACTGTTCCGGTTGCGGGTCTCTCTCCGGGCCGTCGTCGGCATCGGCCTGGCGGTCACGGTGTGCCGGCTGGCCGGACTCTCGCTCCCCGCCTCGATCGCCGGCGGGCTCGCAGCGCTCCTCGCGCTCTTCACCGTCGGCGACCCGACCGTGCGCGGCCAGGCCGGTACCACCGCGCTGCTGCCCGTGGTGGGTTTCCCGGTCCTCGCGGCGGCGACCACCCTGCACGGGGCGCCGCTGCTGCGGGATGCGACCTGGCTCGCCGTCGTCTTCGCCGGGGTGTACGCCCGCCGCTTCGGCCCGCGCGGGCACGCGCTCGGCATCTTCGCGTTCATGATGTTCTTCACCACCCAGTTCCTGCACGCCGTGCCCGCCCAGCTCCCGCAGCTCTACACCGCCGTCGCCCTGTCGCTGGCGGCGTCCTCGGCCGTGCGGTTCGGCGCGTGGTGCATCGAGCGGCGCAGCCCCCTGCCCGCCGCGCCGCTGCCGCTGGAGGGGCGCGGACTGGCGCGCCCCGCCACCCGCCAGGCCTTCCAGGCGGCCGCGGCCTGCGGCTTCGCCCTCGCCGCGGGCCAGCTGATCTCGCACGACCGCTGGTACTGGGCCGTCGGCACCGCGTGGTGGATCTTCGTCAACACGGCCTCGCGCGGTGAGACGCTGGTCCGGGGGTTCCGCCGGGTGGTCGGCACGCTCGTCGGGATCATGGCCGGGCTGCTCGTCGCCGTACCGCTGCACGGCGCACCGGCGCCGACCGCCGTCCTGGTCGCTGTGAGCGTCTTCGGGATCTTCTACACGGCCGCGCCCTCGTACAGCTGGATGATGTTCTTCGTCACCGTCATGGCGGGCCTGCTCTACGGGCTGCTCGGCGTCCTGCACCCGGGGCTGCTGGTCCTCCGGCTCGCCGAGACCGGTGTCGGCGCGCTCGGTGCCGCGCTCGCGGTCGCGCTCGTCCTGCCGATCACCACGCACACGGTCACCGACCGCTGGATCGAGCGCGCCCTGCACGCCGTGCACGGATGCACCTCGGCGGCGGCCCGGCGGCTCGCGGGCGACGCCCAGGCGGACCCCGCCCCGCTCGCGGCGGAGCTGGAAGGGCTGCTCGGGCGGGTACGGATGGCTCTCGCACCCCTGGTGCATCCGCTCAACCCGATGCGGCAGCGCAAGGAGCGGGCCCGCGCGATCCTGGCGCTGCTGGACGACTGCGCCCGCGAGGTACGGGGTCTCGCCGCCGTCGCGGCCGACCCGGACGCCTCGCACGACGTCCGTCTCGCGGCGGCCTGCCGGCGCGTCGAGTCGGCGATGGAGTCGCTGGTCGGGGCCGTGCCGGGCGGCGCTCCCGCGGCCCACCAGGGCGTCCCCCGGCACCACCCCGGCGCCGAGCAGGCCCTCGCGCATCTGCACGGCCTCGAGCGGGCGCTCGTCGACATGGCGACACCGCTGCGCGGACCGGTGCGCGACTCCCGGCTCGTCGGCGTCTGA
- a CDS encoding NAD(+)/NADH kinase, giving the protein MSVHRVGLVVHQGRTAANDVARAVHRWCEERGIRCTDIDVWAKDQRRRGGRAEAEAAGNPDLVVTLGGDGTFLRGARIAVKSGATVLGVDLGKVGFLTEVPAADVTRALQEVHEGKATVEERMTLTMRASRALEVPGDIETVLCYGRGPALPPPQVSVGTTDGDGWGVALDVMALNDVVLEKLARDHQVGVGVYFAGRRLASYSADAFAVATPTGSTAYSFAAGGPVLSPHMDAVVFTPIAPHMTFNRSVVAAPDEPVALRVLPHSGQAAVSIDGQLRGVIGPGDWIGVFRAPRRVRLIRLRPTDFYGRLRDRFRLTDAPATASDAEAAPFFRPDNPVPPDLTGLRLPPPSAAR; this is encoded by the coding sequence GTGTCCGTGCACCGCGTCGGTCTGGTCGTCCACCAGGGAAGGACGGCGGCCAACGATGTCGCGCGCGCCGTGCACCGATGGTGCGAGGAGCGAGGCATCCGGTGCACCGACATCGACGTCTGGGCCAAGGACCAGCGGCGTCGCGGCGGACGCGCGGAGGCCGAGGCGGCGGGCAATCCGGACCTCGTCGTCACGCTCGGCGGGGACGGCACCTTCCTGCGCGGCGCCCGGATCGCGGTCAAGAGCGGTGCGACCGTGCTGGGTGTGGACCTCGGCAAGGTCGGGTTCCTGACCGAGGTGCCGGCCGCGGACGTCACCCGCGCGCTTCAGGAGGTCCACGAGGGGAAGGCCACCGTCGAGGAACGCATGACGCTGACCATGCGCGCCTCCCGTGCGCTGGAGGTCCCCGGGGACATCGAGACGGTGCTCTGCTACGGGCGCGGGCCCGCCCTTCCTCCGCCGCAGGTCAGCGTCGGGACGACGGACGGCGACGGCTGGGGCGTGGCACTGGACGTCATGGCCCTGAACGATGTCGTCCTGGAGAAGCTGGCCCGGGACCACCAGGTCGGCGTCGGCGTCTACTTCGCCGGACGCCGGCTGGCCTCCTACTCGGCGGACGCCTTCGCCGTCGCCACCCCCACCGGATCGACCGCCTACAGCTTCGCCGCCGGCGGCCCCGTGCTCTCACCGCACATGGACGCCGTCGTCTTCACCCCGATCGCCCCGCACATGACCTTCAACCGCAGCGTCGTCGCCGCGCCGGACGAGCCCGTCGCCCTGCGGGTGCTGCCGCACTCGGGCCAGGCAGCCGTCAGCATCGACGGCCAGCTGCGCGGGGTCATCGGTCCCGGCGACTGGATCGGTGTCTTCCGGGCTCCGCGCCGGGTGCGTCTCATCCGGCTGCGCCCCACCGACTTCTACGGCCGGCTGCGCGACCGCTTCCGCCTCACGGACGCTCCGGCCACGGCGTCCGACGCCGAAGCCGCCCCGTTCTTCCGTCCCGACAATCCCGTACCCCCGGACCTCACCGGACTGCGCCTGCCGCCCCCTTCGGCGGCCCGCTGA
- a CDS encoding multicopper oxidase family protein, which produces MNSINRRTVLAGLGAAGTAGLLAACGKDTPAPPALLSPNGSQVNRVERKRSSTGRVRSLNVTAAPATLDLGGGVRAKSWAFNGQIPGKEVRISAGDTLAAELSNQLPGSTTTSIHWHGISLRSDMDGVPPVTQSPVRAGSQFTYRFVADKPGTYFFHPHVGIQVDRGMYTPLIIEDPKEPLSYDDEWVVVLDDWLDGVTGTPDDVLAELTHHMSSMDMKSTGPASSRRASAPASPSASSGDRASSRFRMSGAASPLLGREAGDVNYPYHLVNGRVATDPDVYSGKPGKRVRLRIINAGADTAYRVVLGGHKLTITHTDGFPVEHEEVDAVLVAMGERYDVLVTLDDGVFPLVALAEGKDVSGMALVRTGSGALPDPAVRPGELDGRTVSADQLRASDAVRLEAKDPDQVVRVKLTGSMGQYDWAINGRRFDMADPTSNPLLVQEGQRVQFDFLNATNMWHPMHLHGHTYQLGDSGPRKDTTIVLPRSKVSVVFDADNPGQWMLHCHNAYHSEAGMMALVAYGA; this is translated from the coding sequence GTGAACAGCATCAACCGTCGCACCGTCCTCGCCGGACTGGGAGCGGCAGGTACCGCAGGACTGCTCGCCGCCTGCGGCAAGGACACCCCCGCCCCTCCCGCGCTCCTCAGCCCCAACGGTTCCCAGGTCAACCGGGTGGAGCGGAAGCGCAGTTCCACGGGAAGGGTCCGGAGCCTCAACGTGACCGCTGCGCCGGCCACCCTCGACCTGGGGGGCGGAGTCCGCGCCAAGTCCTGGGCCTTCAACGGGCAGATCCCCGGCAAGGAGGTCCGCATCTCCGCCGGCGACACGCTCGCCGCCGAACTGTCCAACCAGCTGCCCGGCTCGACCACGACCTCCATCCACTGGCACGGCATCTCGCTGCGCAGCGACATGGACGGCGTACCGCCGGTCACCCAGAGCCCGGTACGGGCCGGTTCCCAGTTCACGTACCGCTTCGTCGCCGACAAACCCGGCACGTACTTCTTCCACCCGCACGTGGGCATCCAGGTCGACCGCGGCATGTACACACCGCTGATCATCGAGGACCCCAAGGAGCCGCTGTCGTACGACGACGAGTGGGTCGTCGTCCTCGACGACTGGCTCGACGGCGTGACCGGCACGCCCGACGACGTCCTCGCCGAACTCACCCACCACATGTCCAGCATGGACATGAAGAGCACGGGACCGGCGTCCTCGCGGCGGGCGTCGGCACCCGCGTCCCCGTCCGCCTCCTCCGGTGACCGGGCGTCGTCCCGGTTCCGGATGAGCGGCGCCGCCAGCCCTTTGCTGGGCCGTGAGGCCGGGGACGTGAACTACCCGTACCACCTGGTCAACGGGCGGGTGGCGACCGATCCGGACGTGTACTCGGGCAAGCCCGGAAAGCGTGTCCGCCTGAGGATCATCAACGCGGGGGCCGACACCGCGTACCGCGTGGTCCTCGGCGGCCACAAACTGACCATCACCCACACGGACGGCTTCCCGGTCGAGCACGAGGAGGTCGACGCCGTCCTGGTCGCCATGGGCGAGCGGTACGACGTACTGGTCACCCTCGACGACGGCGTCTTCCCGCTCGTGGCGCTCGCCGAGGGCAAGGACGTCTCCGGCATGGCCCTCGTGCGGACCGGGTCGGGAGCCCTGCCGGATCCGGCGGTGCGGCCGGGTGAACTGGACGGGCGGACGGTGAGCGCCGACCAGCTGCGCGCGAGCGACGCCGTACGACTGGAGGCGAAGGATCCCGATCAGGTCGTCCGCGTCAAGCTGACGGGCAGCATGGGCCAGTACGACTGGGCCATCAACGGCAGGCGGTTCGACATGGCCGACCCGACCTCGAACCCGCTGCTCGTCCAGGAGGGCCAGCGGGTCCAGTTCGACTTCCTCAACGCCACGAACATGTGGCACCCGATGCATCTGCACGGCCACACGTACCAGCTCGGCGACTCCGGTCCGCGCAAGGACACGACCATCGTGCTGCCCCGCTCGAAGGTGTCCGTCGTCTTCGACGCCGACAACCCCGGGCAGTGGATGCTGCATTGCCACAACGCTTACCACAGCGAGGCCGGGATGATGGCGCTGGTCGCCTACGGAGCCTGA
- a CDS encoding HAD family phosphatase: MSSLDGTAVIFDLDGTLVDSEPNYFEAGRRALAAQGVGDFTWADHETYVGISTQETVALWKERYGLTAPLETLLAEVNRRYLELARASTPVYPEMRAFVHLLAAAGVPMAVASGSSREAIEVILSGTGLASRLTTVVSADEVAHGKPAPDVFLEAARRLGAAPADCVVLEDAAPGAVAAHAAGMRCVALPYLPDQADDPAFARADLLVRGGQAGFSARAAYAWLANEAPRS; this comes from the coding sequence ATGAGCAGCCTCGATGGCACTGCGGTCATCTTCGATCTCGACGGAACGCTCGTGGACAGCGAACCGAACTACTTCGAAGCCGGGCGCCGGGCCCTCGCCGCCCAGGGCGTCGGCGACTTCACCTGGGCCGACCACGAGACGTACGTCGGCATCAGCACCCAGGAGACGGTCGCGCTCTGGAAGGAGCGCTACGGACTGACGGCCCCGCTGGAGACCCTGCTCGCCGAGGTGAACCGCCGCTACCTGGAACTGGCCCGCGCCTCCACGCCGGTCTACCCGGAGATGCGGGCGTTCGTGCACCTGCTGGCCGCGGCCGGCGTTCCGATGGCGGTGGCCTCCGGTTCCTCGCGCGAGGCCATCGAGGTCATCCTGTCCGGGACCGGCCTGGCCTCCCGGCTCACGACCGTCGTGTCCGCCGACGAGGTGGCGCACGGCAAGCCCGCCCCCGACGTGTTCCTCGAAGCGGCACGCCGACTGGGGGCGGCCCCGGCGGACTGCGTGGTCCTGGAGGACGCCGCGCCGGGCGCCGTCGCCGCGCACGCGGCCGGCATGCGCTGCGTCGCCCTTCCCTACCTCCCCGATCAGGCCGACGATCCCGCCTTCGCGCGGGCCGATCTGCTCGTACGCGGCGGTCAGGCCGGGTTCAGCGCGCGGGCGGCGTACGCCTGGCTGGCGAACGAGGCCCCGCGTTCCTGA